Proteins from a genomic interval of Brachybacterium vulturis:
- a CDS encoding transglutaminase family protein, producing MSEHTHHAPAAGASASSRSRRRPLLPLREEEGTAVEPMLYRVHHLTSYHYAKPVSRNYGRAHIEPRATPHQRVLSHDVVVDPAPARLTAHTDFYGNSSTYLLVDSPHTQLDVHSHARVTVAERRYPLEPMSRPWEQCLPEHWGSLLPEASLDFVHPSPRIPAGTAAREISAEVFTPGRAIGECLADLTALIHTDFTYDSAATTVSSTLEEVLAARHGVCQDFSHVGVAAVRAAGLAARYVSGYLRTAPSAEGALGTAPVGEMIGSAASHAWLSVLVPGTGWVDIDPTNRAFVDQRFVTTAWGRDYADVPPLKGIVVGPPGATSTLDVSVGVVPEPPAGSSPG from the coding sequence ATGTCTGAGCACACTCACCACGCACCTGCCGCGGGGGCGAGCGCCTCGAGCAGGTCGCGCCGGCGCCCGCTGCTGCCGCTGCGGGAGGAGGAGGGGACCGCGGTCGAGCCGATGCTCTACCGCGTCCACCACCTCACCTCCTACCACTACGCGAAACCGGTCTCGCGAAACTACGGCCGCGCGCACATCGAACCGCGGGCCACGCCGCACCAGCGGGTGCTCTCGCACGACGTGGTGGTCGACCCCGCGCCGGCCCGACTCACGGCGCACACCGACTTCTACGGGAACTCCTCGACCTATCTGCTGGTCGACTCCCCGCACACGCAGCTCGACGTCCACTCCCATGCCCGGGTCACGGTCGCCGAGCGCCGCTACCCGCTGGAGCCCATGTCCCGCCCCTGGGAGCAGTGCCTGCCCGAGCACTGGGGATCGCTGCTGCCCGAGGCGAGCCTGGACTTCGTCCACCCCTCGCCGCGGATCCCCGCCGGCACCGCGGCCCGGGAGATCTCCGCCGAGGTGTTCACCCCCGGGCGTGCGATCGGCGAATGCCTCGCCGACCTCACCGCCCTGATCCACACCGACTTCACCTACGACTCCGCGGCGACCACCGTCTCCTCGACCCTCGAGGAGGTGCTCGCCGCCCGGCACGGGGTCTGCCAGGACTTCTCGCATGTGGGCGTCGCCGCGGTGCGCGCCGCCGGACTCGCGGCCCGGTACGTCTCCGGCTACCTGCGCACCGCCCCGTCGGCCGAGGGCGCGCTGGGCACCGCCCCGGTCGGGGAGATGATCGGCTCGGCCGCCTCCCACGCCTGGCTGAGCGTGCTGGTCCCGGGCACCGGCTGGGTGGACATCGATCCCACCAACCGCGCCTTCGTGGACCAGCGCTTCGTGACCACCGCCTGGGGGCGGGACTATGCGGATGTGCCTCCGCTGAAGGGCATCGTCGTCGGCCCGCCGGGAGCGACCAGCACCCTGGACGTCTCCGTCGGCGTGGTGCCCGAGCCGCCCGCCGGCAGCAGCCCGGGATGA
- a CDS encoding AIM24 family protein: protein MRSNLFDASNQERQTTERWALQSSKLLRCSLNPQAPEIVSASGAMVAYQGQMDFSYQGSGGGMKLLKKMATGEGGDMMRTRGQGEIFYARQSNEIFLIQLEGEALTLNTRNMLAFDSTIQWDIKSLGGAGFMAGGLFNLVLQGQGMVAVTSDGPPMLLDCSQQPTYVDPQAAVCWSANLQPQIKNDFKMSSLVGRGSGESFQLGFHGPGFVVVQPSEGIPAATSS, encoded by the coding sequence ATGCGATCGAACCTCTTCGACGCGTCCAACCAGGAGCGTCAGACCACCGAACGGTGGGCGCTGCAGTCCAGCAAGCTGCTGCGCTGCTCCCTGAACCCGCAGGCGCCCGAGATCGTCTCCGCCTCCGGCGCGATGGTCGCCTACCAGGGGCAGATGGACTTCTCGTACCAGGGCTCCGGCGGCGGCATGAAGCTGCTGAAGAAGATGGCCACCGGCGAGGGTGGCGACATGATGCGCACCCGCGGTCAGGGCGAGATCTTCTACGCCCGCCAGTCGAACGAGATCTTCCTGATCCAGCTCGAGGGCGAGGCACTCACCCTGAACACCAGGAACATGCTCGCCTTCGACAGCACCATCCAGTGGGACATCAAGTCCCTCGGCGGTGCGGGATTCATGGCCGGCGGCCTGTTCAACCTGGTCCTCCAGGGCCAGGGCATGGTCGCGGTGACCTCCGACGGCCCGCCGATGCTGCTGGACTGCTCCCAGCAGCCCACCTACGTGGACCCGCAGGCGGCGGTGTGCTGGTCGGCGAACCTCCAGCCGCAGATCAAGAACGACTTCAAGATGAGCTCGCTGGTCGGGCGCGGCTCCGGCGAGTCCTTCCAGCTCGGCTTCCACGGCCCGGGCTTCGTGGTGGTGCAGCCCTCCGAGGGGATCCCGGCCGCCACCTCGTCCTGA
- a CDS encoding circularly permuted type 2 ATP-grasp protein — protein sequence MTSTPPQALVDELAALGPRGRQRAATSAASMFAADVPSSAPVVDPVPAILDAEDWSQLSAGLVQRMRLLDALHADLYGPRTVLAADVAPVAQLLQDPAYLRTATGIPSRGNHSLFALTTTVARTTDGSWVVLEDAVDVPDGAGTTLELRRVLSRCAPTLYRSTPLRRLHPFFDTIRTSLHQRTRSEGRAGRTVVLTEDSEDPMRGFDHSWLANLLGAPMVSVGDLRTGSGTLTLRLPGLDSDPGDAVDALLRLVPSRLLDPLDLGPTPLGGVTGLVEAARCGDVEIFNPLGAGLLENPDLRAALPDLCRQLFHEDLLLRPAEPGLEQAGWLSMDPAGGDELIERPLVLRLLVMGTEDGYEVLPGGVGITADDGPEALKDVWVTVPETSAVPAEGEPEPGTADQAPAAARGVLTAYPAMTRSIGSDLFWFGRYLERVDSTARLLRAVLDTVNDLDAERGPGARTAQAVLLGAVTDVTTTYPGFRGLDLDSHEAVSGEIESLLTSRGRPGTLAQSYAALTHTTRTLRDLISDDIWPVIARMNQRLRALGGQDTQPVEQRLTDIVDGCLTLSGAVADSMPRNLGWDLTEAGRKIERTMGLLALLRAVLGHRRTRAAEARIAGAVALVTESGASYRRAYHAAIQPELLLELLLTDTTLPRSIAFQLERLGLALDRLPDVAPSPELRAPLIALRSRLGGWEARELLHPLGGEAADGAPTALLEEVDAAMDTLRELATALENRFFHPSESTSRWGIDDV from the coding sequence GTGACCTCCACACCTCCGCAGGCCCTGGTCGACGAGCTCGCCGCTCTCGGCCCCCGAGGTCGACAGCGGGCGGCGACCTCGGCGGCGAGCATGTTCGCCGCCGACGTCCCCTCGTCGGCGCCCGTCGTCGATCCCGTCCCGGCGATCCTGGACGCCGAGGACTGGTCGCAGCTCTCGGCCGGCCTCGTCCAGCGCATGCGCCTGCTCGACGCGCTCCACGCGGACCTCTACGGTCCGCGCACGGTGCTCGCCGCGGACGTCGCCCCGGTCGCGCAGCTGCTGCAGGACCCCGCCTATCTCCGCACCGCGACCGGGATCCCGTCCCGCGGCAACCACTCCCTGTTCGCGCTGACCACCACGGTGGCCCGTACGACCGACGGGTCCTGGGTGGTGCTCGAGGACGCGGTGGACGTGCCCGACGGCGCCGGCACCACCCTCGAGCTGCGTCGGGTGCTCTCCCGCTGCGCGCCCACGCTGTACCGCTCCACGCCGCTGCGTCGGCTGCATCCCTTCTTCGACACCATCCGCACCTCGCTGCACCAGCGCACGCGCTCCGAGGGACGGGCCGGCCGCACCGTGGTCCTCACCGAGGACTCCGAGGATCCGATGCGCGGCTTCGACCACAGCTGGCTGGCGAACCTGCTGGGGGCGCCGATGGTCTCCGTCGGTGACCTCCGCACCGGCTCGGGCACCCTGACGCTGCGGCTGCCCGGACTGGACTCGGACCCCGGGGACGCGGTCGACGCGCTGCTGCGACTGGTGCCCTCCCGCCTGCTGGATCCCCTGGACCTGGGGCCGACCCCGCTGGGCGGCGTGACCGGCCTGGTCGAGGCCGCCCGCTGCGGGGACGTGGAGATCTTCAACCCGCTCGGCGCGGGGCTGCTGGAGAACCCGGACCTGCGGGCCGCCCTGCCCGACCTGTGCCGGCAGCTGTTCCACGAGGACCTGCTGCTGCGGCCCGCCGAGCCGGGCCTCGAGCAGGCCGGCTGGCTCAGCATGGATCCCGCCGGCGGGGACGAGCTCATCGAGCGCCCGCTGGTGCTCCGTCTGCTGGTGATGGGCACCGAGGACGGCTACGAGGTGCTGCCCGGCGGGGTCGGGATCACCGCCGACGACGGGCCCGAGGCGCTCAAGGACGTGTGGGTGACCGTGCCCGAGACCTCGGCCGTCCCCGCCGAGGGCGAACCGGAGCCGGGAACCGCGGACCAGGCACCGGCCGCTGCTCGCGGCGTGCTGACCGCCTACCCGGCGATGACCCGCTCGATCGGCTCGGACCTGTTCTGGTTCGGCCGTTATCTCGAGCGGGTGGACTCCACCGCCCGACTGCTGCGCGCGGTGCTGGACACCGTCAACGATCTCGACGCGGAGCGCGGTCCCGGGGCCCGGACCGCCCAGGCCGTCCTGCTGGGCGCGGTCACCGACGTGACCACCACCTATCCGGGGTTCCGCGGGCTGGACCTGGACTCCCACGAGGCGGTGAGCGGGGAGATCGAGTCCCTGCTGACCAGCCGCGGCAGGCCCGGCACGCTCGCGCAGTCCTATGCCGCGCTCACCCACACCACCCGCACCCTGCGAGATCTGATCTCGGACGACATCTGGCCGGTGATCGCCCGGATGAACCAGCGCCTGCGCGCCCTCGGCGGGCAGGACACCCAGCCCGTCGAGCAGCGGCTGACGGACATCGTCGACGGCTGTCTGACCCTCTCCGGCGCCGTCGCCGACTCGATGCCCCGCAACCTGGGCTGGGACCTCACCGAGGCCGGCCGCAAGATCGAACGCACCATGGGGCTGCTGGCCCTGCTCCGAGCCGTCCTCGGCCACCGGCGCACCCGCGCCGCCGAGGCCCGGATCGCCGGTGCGGTCGCGCTGGTCACGGAGAGCGGTGCCTCGTACCGGCGCGCCTATCACGCCGCGATCCAGCCGGAGCTGCTGCTGGAGCTGCTGCTGACCGACACCACCCTGCCGCGCTCGATCGCCTTCCAGCTGGAGCGGCTGGGCCTGGCACTGGACCGGCTGCCGGACGTGGCCCCCTCCCCGGAGCTGCGTGCCCCGCTGATCGCGCTGCGCTCGCGCCTGGGCGGCTGGGAGGCGCGGGAGCTGCTCCACCCGTTGGGCGGGGAGGCGGCCGACGGCGCCCCGACCGCGCTCCTGGAGGAGGTCGACGCCGCGATGGACACCCTGCGGGAGCTGGCCACCGCGCTCGAGAACCGCTTCTTCCACCCCTCGGAGTCCACCTCGAGATGGGGGATCGACGATGTCTGA
- a CDS encoding FAD-dependent oxidoreductase, with the protein MSSSQQPFRLAVIGSGPAGVYAADTLLRNKQVKNGELEVSIDLLDRLPAPFGLIRYGVAPDHPRIKGIITALHRILGRGDIRFLGDVEFGTDLTLEDLRRHYDAVIFATGALKDAELAVPGIELAGSHGAADFVAWYDGNPDYPRSWELDAEQVAVIGNGNVALDVARVLSKGADELLRTEIPANVYAGLQAAATTDVHVFGRRGPAQTKFSPLEARELAHPQGLQVVMDPRDLEQITEAEWEAIRADKRTDQLVQIFAGWLEEQQRREAAGEEPTDREGGPVHRRLHMHFWHRPVEVLGEDGQVTGMRFERTRLDPEGNVEGTGEMVDYDLGAVYRAVGYHGSELPGVPYDARRGVITNAAGRVTGADGAVIPGLYANGWIKRGPVGLIGATKSDALETIASLVEDIESGALASAVERDGDAILRLLEDRDVPYTTWDGWMALDEHEKALGAAALDADGEPRTRIKVVEREEMVRVSRDAVHQPSPA; encoded by the coding sequence ATGTCCTCCTCCCAGCAGCCCTTCCGTCTGGCCGTGATCGGCTCCGGCCCCGCCGGCGTGTACGCCGCCGATACCCTGCTGCGCAACAAGCAGGTGAAGAACGGGGAGCTCGAGGTCTCGATCGATCTGCTCGACCGCCTCCCGGCACCCTTCGGCCTGATCCGCTACGGGGTCGCCCCCGATCACCCGCGCATCAAGGGGATCATCACCGCGCTGCACCGCATCCTGGGTCGCGGTGACATCCGCTTCCTCGGCGATGTCGAGTTCGGCACCGATCTGACCCTCGAGGACCTGCGCCGCCACTACGACGCGGTCATCTTCGCCACCGGCGCGCTGAAGGATGCGGAGCTGGCGGTCCCCGGCATCGAGCTGGCGGGCTCCCACGGAGCTGCCGACTTCGTGGCCTGGTACGACGGCAACCCGGACTATCCCCGCAGCTGGGAGCTGGACGCCGAACAGGTCGCCGTGATCGGCAACGGCAACGTCGCGCTCGACGTGGCACGGGTGCTGTCCAAGGGCGCCGACGAGCTGCTGCGCACCGAGATCCCCGCCAACGTGTACGCGGGCCTGCAGGCCGCGGCGACCACCGATGTGCACGTCTTCGGCCGCCGCGGCCCCGCCCAGACCAAGTTCTCCCCGCTCGAGGCCCGCGAGCTCGCCCACCCCCAGGGCCTGCAGGTCGTGATGGACCCGCGCGATCTGGAGCAGATCACCGAGGCCGAGTGGGAGGCCATCCGGGCCGACAAGCGCACCGACCAGCTGGTGCAGATCTTCGCGGGCTGGCTCGAGGAGCAGCAGCGCCGGGAGGCCGCCGGCGAGGAGCCGACGGATCGCGAGGGCGGCCCGGTGCACCGCCGCCTCCACATGCACTTCTGGCACCGCCCCGTCGAGGTCCTCGGCGAGGACGGGCAGGTCACCGGCATGCGCTTCGAGCGCACCCGGCTGGATCCCGAGGGCAACGTCGAGGGCACGGGCGAGATGGTCGACTACGACCTCGGTGCCGTCTACCGCGCCGTCGGCTACCACGGCTCCGAGCTGCCGGGCGTCCCCTACGACGCCCGCCGCGGCGTGATCACCAATGCGGCCGGCCGCGTCACCGGGGCCGACGGCGCCGTGATCCCCGGCCTGTACGCCAACGGCTGGATCAAGCGCGGTCCGGTGGGCCTGATCGGCGCGACCAAGTCCGACGCCCTCGAGACCATCGCCAGCCTGGTCGAGGACATCGAGTCCGGCGCTCTGGCCTCCGCTGTCGAGCGGGACGGCGACGCGATCCTGCGCCTGCTCGAGGACCGCGACGTGCCGTACACGACCTGGGACGGCTGGATGGCGCTGGACGAGCACGAGAAGGCCCTCGGCGCCGCCGCGCTCGACGCCGACGGCGAGCCCCGCACCCGCATCAAGGTCGTCGAGCGCGAGGAGATGGTCCGCGTCTCCCGCGACGCGGTGCACCAGCCCTCCCCCGCCTGA
- a CDS encoding pyridoxal phosphate-dependent aminotransferase, which translates to MIFTQSSKLRDVCYEIRGPVPAEAARMEAEGHKIIKLNIGNPAPFGFEAPDELLVDMIKNLPTAQGYSDSRGIPSARRAVAQYYQMRGLPGIGLQDVYLGNGVSELIQMVCQALVDDGDEVLVPQPDYPLWTASVSLAGGRAVHYRCDEEEHWWPDVTDIADRITERTKAIVVINPNNPTGAVYPEHVLRDIVEVARTHGLMILADEIYDKILYDDAVHIPIASLAPDLFSITFNGLSKSYRVAGFRAGWMALHGPKDDAESFIEGLDVLSNMRLCPNVPAQHIVATALGGKQSIDQLILPGGRLREQRDVAFEGLTSIPGISVQKAQGALYMFPRIDREMYRIDTDEQFAYDLLRAHKLLITQGTGFNLATHDHFRLVTLPSVEVLTDAIDRIGDFLGTIRR; encoded by the coding sequence ATGATCTTCACCCAGTCCTCGAAGCTGCGCGACGTGTGCTACGAGATCCGAGGACCGGTGCCCGCAGAGGCCGCCCGGATGGAGGCCGAGGGGCACAAGATCATCAAGCTCAACATCGGCAACCCCGCACCCTTCGGCTTCGAGGCGCCCGACGAGCTCCTCGTGGACATGATCAAGAACCTGCCCACCGCGCAGGGCTACTCGGACTCCCGGGGCATCCCCTCCGCCCGTCGGGCGGTGGCGCAGTACTACCAGATGCGCGGCCTGCCCGGGATCGGGCTCCAGGACGTCTACCTCGGCAACGGGGTCTCCGAGCTGATCCAGATGGTGTGCCAGGCCCTCGTCGACGACGGGGACGAGGTGCTGGTCCCGCAGCCGGACTACCCTCTGTGGACCGCCTCGGTCTCCCTCGCGGGCGGCCGCGCCGTGCACTACCGGTGCGATGAGGAGGAGCACTGGTGGCCGGACGTCACCGACATCGCCGACCGGATCACCGAGCGCACCAAGGCGATCGTGGTGATCAACCCCAACAACCCCACCGGAGCGGTGTATCCCGAGCACGTGCTGCGCGACATCGTCGAGGTCGCCCGCACGCACGGCCTGATGATCCTGGCCGACGAGATCTACGACAAGATCCTCTACGACGACGCGGTCCACATCCCGATCGCCTCCCTGGCCCCGGACCTGTTCTCGATCACCTTCAACGGGCTGTCGAAGTCGTACCGGGTGGCCGGCTTCCGCGCCGGCTGGATGGCGCTGCACGGCCCGAAGGACGACGCCGAGAGCTTCATCGAGGGTCTGGACGTGCTCTCCAACATGCGGCTGTGCCCCAACGTGCCCGCCCAGCACATCGTGGCCACCGCCCTGGGCGGGAAGCAGTCGATCGACCAGCTCATCCTGCCCGGCGGGCGGCTGCGGGAACAGCGGGACGTGGCCTTCGAGGGACTGACCTCGATCCCGGGGATCAGCGTCCAGAAGGCGCAGGGCGCGCTGTACATGTTCCCCAGGATCGATCGGGAGATGTACCGCATCGACACCGACGAGCAGTTCGCCTACGACCTGCTGCGGGCCCACAAGCTGCTGATCACCCAGGGCACCGGCTTCAACCTCGCCACCCACGACCACTTCCGGCTGGTCACCCTGCCGTCGGTCGAGGTGCTGACCGACGCGATCGACCGGATCGGCGACTTCCTCGGCACCATCCGCCGCTGA